atatagatgccataggaatggTCGAAAACTATcttgttgtatgaaagaacattttgtttatctagatatcttgaccaaactcggcgtttattggttatactttactcctcatataaatgcaaaatcatattaaaatgggtttaatatatcatatagctgccatagtatACGAGGCAAACATGTCCTGTTCGTTGTTTTGGATAGTATAGTCAGCTTGCTCACCTAGGCTGCACAtgttttaggcagggcagacAAACTTGTACCCTTCGTTGTATTGCATATCAGTAGAGATCCGCATGAGAGAGTTGTACTACTTGAAGTGGGATTTAGGAATAAGGCTAATAATTGAGGAAATTGGCTTGCCAGAAGACCAGTGCATAATGTGTGAACAAGTTAGTGTGTGGCTGGTCACGGGGCATGAAGGCTTGGAAGCAGCGTGAGTACACTTGGGTTGCGCTGGCTGTTTATATCGATGTTTGGGTCCTAGGACAAATATCAAGTGCATCATAGTTCGCCAAGCATAATCGTCATGGAAGATGTTATGAGTTAAGGCTAGCAGGAATATATCAGATTATCAAGCATTAGGCCATCAGTAGTGGGATTCTCTCAAACATAAATCTTCGTATTTTGGATTATCAAGCGTAAATACATCGGTGGTATGGCATAGGGCTTAAGGTGATGAGTATCAGGTAAGGTATTGGGTTGATCTTCATAATGGTTCAGTGGACAAGGCTGCACATGTTTTTTGGCAGGGCTCCTGGTATACGAGACAAACTTGCACCGTTCGTTGTATTGCATATCAGCAGTGATGCGCATGAGAGAGTTGTACTACAGAAGACCAGTGCATAATGTGTGAGAGCGTTAGTGTGGGGCTGGTCACGTTAGAGCCGGCCAGGTGTTCGTGCACAGGTGGCACGAAGGCTTGGCTAGGGGCTGTATAATCGGCCAGGTGAGCGTGCACAGGGGCATAAAGGCTTGGAAGCAGCGTGTGTCAACTTAGTTTATATGGGTTGCGCTGGCTATTGACATCGGTCTTTGGGTCCCAGGAGGAATTACAAGTGCATCGTAGCTCGTCCAACATAATCGTCATGGAAGATGTTATGTGTCAAGGCTAGCAGAAATATATCAGATTGTCAAGCATTATGCTATCAGTAGTGAGATTCACTCAAACATCAATTTTCGTATTGTGGATTATCAAGCGTAAGTACATCAGTGGTATGGCATAGAGCATAAGGTGATGAGTATAAGGtacaatattcaatattagGCATTGGGTTGATCTTCATAATGGTTCAGTGGACTATCGAGTAAGGTAGAGGCAGCATTATAAAGCTTTCATAGTAGAACAGGGAACACCAAGTGGGTGTATTAGGAGCCCATAGTCACAAGAAGCGAGAGCATTCGACGTGCAACAGATTACCGCCATCTCTGCTGCTGTGTACAGAGAGCGTAAGGAGCCAGGTACAAATGGACGCGTGGCAGGGTACatgcaaaagaaaaaggaGGTTAGTTATGCTGTTTAGACAGTTGGTACTTACTTGAAAGTGGTCATTTGACCATTATGACGAGGCAGCTGATTCAAGTGTTGCTAGAGTTGATGCAGATAGTTAAAATTAGGTGAGGTATGGGGGAGCTCTGCGTCGAATGAGCTGGGCACCTGGCCAGATTCGCCTAAGTCGACGTTGGACACGATTACTTCCAGTTATTAGCAGCAGTCTCGCCAATTTGTTTGGATGGGTTTCTAGCCGGTCGTTATATTGTTAGGCACGGGAATTGATTATTTCCCAAACTGTAGGAACTTTGGTGTCATTATGAAGGGTACGGTTTCTGATGTAATAGGGTACATTGCAGATTAGGCGGAGAGCCTGTGATTGGATGCTATATAATTTGCGTAAGTGTGTATCGGCGGCACTTCCGTATAGTTCAACGCCATAGTACCAGGcgggggctatgatgtgtttataaattattagtttgtttttttgtgataGTTTGGATCTGTTGGCAGATAGTAGCCACTTGTGTTTGGATATTTTTGTGCGGATGGACCGTGTGGTTATACGAACATGGCGTGAccaatttagttttttgtctAGATGAAGCcctaaatattttacaagacTTTTGGCTGGTATGATATTGTCATTTATACTAATGACAGGAGTTGTGATGTTGTTGCGTAAAGTGAAGAGGATATGGGCCGATTTATTGCCGTTTACTTGAATGTTCCATTTCTTGGCCCATTCAGCAAACTGATTTATATGATCTTGCATATAGTTGCAGGCAATTTCAGCGTTGTTGGCACTGCATAAAAAAGCAGTATCGTTAGCATATGTCGCTGTTAGACCATTGATTTTTGAGGTAGGGTGTTGATCCGTAGATTGGATGCGCGTGGCTATGCATGGCATGTCAGagacatatatattgaaaagtaGTGGCCCCAGTACACTGCCTTGAGGCGTACAGCTAGTATGGGCCGGATAGTCGTGTGAATTGGTCCAGGTTGAGTAGTAGGGATAATAGGTTAGTAATTGTGCTTTCTGTGTTATTGCTACATACACAGAAGAATCGGTCAGATAGAAAGGATTTCAGTATTTTATAGAGAGGTTCACTGGTGTACATTCGTAGCTTAAAGAGAAGACCAGCATGCCATACTCGGTCAAAAGCTTGTTATATATCTAGAAAGACGCCTGATGTGTAGTCACCTCTTTCGAAGGACATGTTGATGTGCTCAACTAGGCGGTGTACTTGTTGTATTGTGCTGTGTCCTGCCCGGAAGCCAAATTGGTGATCAGGTAGTATTGCAGCACAGTCTAGTTTATGGTCAACAGGTGATTTTAATTCATCAATTCGTAAATTACTTTTTCGAATAGTTTCGAGACTGTTGATAGGAGGCTTATTGGCCGGTATGACTTTAGTTCAGAAGTGGGCACGTTGCCACCTTTTAATATCATTCTGATTGCAGCGCATTTCCATTGTGATGGGAAGTACTGCAGGCGAAGCATGTTGTTGAATAGGAGCAGAAGAAAGAGCTTGCCTTTTTTAGGCAAGTGTTTTAGCAGATAGTCGTCAATTCGATCGATGCCACGAGACTTGCGAACTTTTAGCTGCCTGATGTAGGCATCCAGTTCAGATAGCGTAATATGGCGCAGGTGGCAGGTTCTTGTGGGGGAGGATAGCAGATCGGTTCTATTGAGGAAGCATTGTATTCGGTGATGGTGCGCAGGTGGTGCAAGCTCAAAGGGAGTAAAACGTGCTTGGAGCTCGTCAGCAAAGGCTTCAGCCTGGTCTTCAGCAGATTGGCACCAGTGGCCATTTTGGTTTCGGACATTGTGCTGAGCATGTGGCTGCCTTTTAAGATTTTTGGTGGCCCGCCATAAATTGAAAGCGCCTTTCTTTGAAGGATCAGCGTTGCTGAGGGTATGATCTATATACTGTTGGCGGTGGGAGCGAAGCAGAAGGGTTAGTTGACTACTAGTTTGCTGCCATTCTTGCCAGTGGTCATGCCGGCGTGAGCGCATCCAGCGTTTGCGTAGTGTGCGTTTTTGGCGAATTAGGTTAAGGCGTTCATTCATTTGGGTAGACGGAAGGCGAAAAGGACTGTCAGTGCCATTATTGACActgttattttgttgctgttattttgAATAGGTAGGATAGCTGCTGGAGAGTTTAAAGCTCTCGCAGCATTTTTGAGGTTTTGTAAAAAAAGGCGTATCATATCATCAATGTCATTTGTAGAGGTGATTTCTACATTTAGGCTTATGACAGATTCAAGGTGTTGATTGAAGACTTGGAGCGCTCTGTCAGTAAGCGACGACAGGGTGTACGAAGATGACTCCTTCGGTTTTGATTTAGGGTACTTTGATGATGATGGTTAGTTCCATCCGGTAGCGGTAGGTGGTCGCTGTGTAATTCAGTTACACGAGTTATGGAGAGTTTGTGGCTTGCTATTCCTGTGTAGATTTAGAAGTCAAGAACACTAGTGTGGGTGTTATTTGATGGAAAGTGAGTAGGTTCACCTGTTGTGAGAACATTGAGTTGGTTAGAACTGAGTATGATATTGGCAAGCGTTGAACCGCGAGCACATTGACGCTGATTTCCCCACAGTCTTTGTTTAGCGTTCCAGTCACCTGCAATCAGGAAGTTTTCGCCTAGTTGGCTAAAAAATATCCAGTTATAGTTGTCCTGATTTACAGGATGATTGGGGGGCCAGTAGCAGGCTGCTATGCAGAAATTTCCTGAGGTGATATTGAGTTTTACCTTGGCACAGTGTAGATATGGCAGGGAGATGCAAGGCAATGTTTGAAAACGTATTCTGTTGGATATGAGAATGGCAGCTCCACCCACATACAGGTGATTGTGGGGCGAATTTGCCGAGATGACTGCATAGCCTGGGGCTTCAATATGAGTGTTAAAGTTTAAATGAGTTTCGCTTATTAGCATTATGTCTGTGTTATGATAATTCATAAACTGGCTTAGTTCATCCATTTTGCGTCTGAGTCCATTAGCGTTCCATATACCGATATGAAGAGCAgtcatattgttgtttttattgggaGCTGCGTAAAGAAAGTGTGTTGTAGATATATTTGCTGGTGTGCTTGGCATGATTTGCCAAGAGCGGATGAGGAAGGGAGGAGTATGTTATGCTGCTGTTATATTACTTGTTCtgtgactgactgattgtcTTATAATAAAGTTTTAGTTGAAGCTAAGATATTTTCTGGTGAGCATTAAGGTGGGGGGAAGCCTAGCTAATAATGAGGTGGTTTAATAGGGTCAGGAAGCAATAATAGTATATTTTGAGCAGGAAGGCTTTAGTTGTTCAAGAGCTAATTATGTAATGATATTTCGTCGGAAATAATTATTGTTTAAGGATAGACATATGTTCTTATTGCCAGAACTCCGACTTAGAGGAGAAAGCAGAAAGAAAGATCAAAAATGGAAACTGACTTCCATtattcattttcgaccgatccatcctaggtccgatctcaataggattttgcatatatatgaggagtaaagtaaaactaacaagtgccgagcttggtcaagatatcttgaaaaacaaaatgtttttcatacaaaaacttaattttcgaccgatcgttcctatggcagctatatgatatagtggtccgatcttaataggattttgcatatatatgaagagtaaagtaaaactaataaatgccgagtttggtcaagatatcttgataaacaaaatgttttttaatacaaaaacttaatttttgaccgatcgttcctatggcagctatatgatatagtggtccgatcgagctggttttcacatatgtgctgcgtgcaacagaaagagggagttctgcaaagtttcattaagatagctttaaaactgagggactagttcgcatagaaacagacagaccgacagacggacatggctatatcgactcggctgttgacgctgattaagaatatatatactttatggggtcggagatgtcttcttctatgcatTACActtttcatgacaaaattataataccctctgcaagggtataaaacgGTAAACTACTGAGTAGAAAGTAGAAGGAATTAAATGTCTTCGAAGGATAATCTATTTATAATTGGGTAAGAAAATTTCTTATTTCAGATTTATTGAGATATTGGCtcaaaaataagcaaaaagtGTGCATTAAATAAGCGAGCTGTAGGCTTTGAAGGGGGAGGATTATTAGCCAAGATTTTAGACAATTCCGGAAGGAAATTAAGGCATCTGGAATAGTTGTGACATTTTGGGTTCATGTCCTAGtatgaaaatttaaagttATACTTTGACGGGGAAATTGAATTCAGTTTTAACCAAAGTAGTCGAGTGATAAGCAAATTTTTCGAGTTTAATTCTCGTGAAAAGTAGGAGGATTTAATATCTTTGAAGGAAAGTCTATTTATAATTGGGTAAAAAAATTTCCTATATCAGATTGAGAAATTTGGCTCGAAGAATAAGCAAAAGGTGTGTATTAAATGTGGGAGCTGCAGGCTTTGTAGGAGGATTTCTAGTCGAGATCTTAAACAATTTCGGAAGAAAATTAAGGGACCTGAAATAGTTATGACGTTTAGGGTTCATGTCCTAGTGTGAATAAATTTAAGGTATGCTTTGAggtttgaaatttaattcgGTTTTAACCAAAGTAGTCGAGTGGTAAGTAGATTTTTCGAGTTTAATTCTGGTGAAAATCTAATACAAGAAAGAGCTATGCCTGAATGTATGAAAAATTTAAAGTATACTTTGAGGtttgaaatttgaattcaGTTTACCCAAAGAAGTCGAGTGGTAAGCAAATTTTTCGAGTTTGAGGATTGAAATTTAATTCAGTTTTAATCAAAGTAGTGATAAGTATATTTTTCAAGTTTAATTCTGCTGAAAATCTATTACAAGAGAAAAGGGTCAGCTATTTAGTAAAAGTAGAAGGGATTTAATATCTACGAAGGAAAGTCTACTTTTAATTGGGTAAAAAAATTTCCTATTTCAGATTTATTGAGATATTTggctcaaaaataatcaaaaattgtgCGTTAACTAAGCGAGCTGTAGGCTTTGAAGGAGGAGGGTTTCTAGTCGAGAATTTAAACAAATCTGGAGGAAAATTAAGGCACCTGAAATAGTTGTGACGTTTTGGGTTCATGTCCTAGTATGAAGAAATTTTAAGGTATACTTTGAGGGTTGAAATTTAATTCAGTTTTAACCAAAGTAGTCGAGTGATAAGTTAATTTTTCGAGTTTAGTTCTGGTGAAAATCtaatacaagaaaaaaaggTCAACTATTTAGTAAAGAAGTAGAGGGAATTTAATACCTTCGAAGGAAGGTCTTTTTATAATTGGGTAAGAAAATTTCCTATATCAGATTGAGATATTTCGCTCGAAGAATAAGCAAAAGGTGTGTATTAAATGTGCGAGCTGCAGGCCTTGGAGGAGGATTTCTAGCCAAGATCTTAATCAATTCCGGAAGAAAATTAAGGGACCTGGAGTAGTTATGACGTTTTGGGTTCATATCCCagtgtaaataaatttaaggtATACTTTGAggtttgaaatttaattcaGTTTTAACCCAAGTAGTCGAGTGATGAGTAGATTTTCCGAGTTTAATTCTCGTGAAAATCTCATACAAGAAAAAGGTAAACTATTTAGTAGATAGCAAAAGGAATTAAATATCTTCGAAGGAATATCTATTTATAATTGGGTAAGAAAGTTTTCTATTTCAGATTTATTGAGATATTTGGCTCAGAAATAAGCAAAAGTGTGCATTAGGTAGGCGAGCTGCAGGTTTTGGAGGAGGACAATTTTTAGCCGagattttaaataattccGGAAGAAAATTATTGGACCAGAAATAGTTATGACGTTTTGGGTTCATGTCCTAGTGTGAATAAATTTAAGGTACactttgagggtaaaattgaattcatttttaaCCAAAGTAGTCCATAGATAAGCAAATTTTTCGAGTTTAATTTTGGTGAAATCTAATAAAACAGAAGAAAGGTCAATTGTTTAGTAAGAAGTAGAAGGAGTTTAATATCTTCGAAGGAAAATCTATTTATAATTGGGTAAGAAAACTTCCTAtttcagatttttttttttttttttttttttaccatttaaaaatttgaagcaaccattttttttttactatgaactatttagtttaaattgtgctcatatttatatatatatatatatatctatatataattatacatTTCTTTTAGAATCGTATATAAGCAAAAACAGAGAGTCCTTGCTTTCAAGCGAAACAATAATACTTCATTCAAAGTTGGCGATTTTAGCTAGCAAAAATAATCGCAAATAGAAAATTCAAGTCCAGACTATTCGAAAGTCTGAGTGTAGTAATAAATGCTAGGTTTGTTCACGACCTTGGTCCATCTTCAAGCGCTTTGGCTGGAGATCTCCTTTGTCGTTATCGCGACTACGTTTGCCCAATGCCGATTGTTGCTGTGTGTTAGGCGATTGTAGTTGCACGGTAATGACATTAAAGTCCTCCACCTCAACGGAAACAACTTTCATTTGTGGTGTTAGGAGACTCTCCTCAAAGCCAGAATCAGGACTGGGCCAGTTGTTCTCCGGTAGCTGTAGTCCCTTCACAGCGGGCATCGCGTGATAGTAGTGAAAAAGTGTGATCACGTCCACACATGGCTCCACCATGTGTTCCGTGTACGACGTAAGCTGTGTTAGGTACGGCGTCCAGCGCTTGGGCAGGCCGCACACCTGTCGCGTGGCAGCAATACAGCTTGCGGCCAGCAGGGAAGGCGGCTCGTTGCTAAATCTGTTGATGCTCAGAGTGTAGTCAGATATGcgaagcagcagctgtgccAGCGAGGCCAGCATTTGCTCGAAGCAACTGTAGCGCGGATAGCTGGCTGCCAGGGCGGGCAGCTCGTCCAGTTGTTGGCAGTAGGATGCATAATCATCGCATGTCAGAAAGCTGCAGGCGAACATCTCCACAAAACTGGCCGTCGTGGGTCGCATCAGGTTGAACTCAAAGAAGGTGAGCACCTTGCGCTCGACGGCCTTGTACTCGAACCCTGTGTAGCAGTCCTTGATCAGGCGATTCATTTCGCTGTAGCGCGGCACGAATGCATCCTGGTTCTCGATCTGGGCTGCAATGTGCAGACAGGTCAGGGCAACCAGTTGCAGCTTGTCCGTGCGAATGGTATAGAAATCCAGGAAACGATCCAGATAATAAATGGACAAATGCAAGGCGCAGCGGCTGAGCTTGTAGGTGCGCGTGATTAGCTGGCAAAGCTGCAGGAGTTTCGGCCTTTGATCGATTTGGGTCGACATGAAAAACACTTGACGACGACGCATCTCGGACTCCTTCATTGTCTTGAAAATGTCGATTGCGTAGTCGCTCAGCCATTGGGATTTCGACAGGCGCTCGAGCTTGCTTCTTTCATGCTCATTTTTCTCGCTGAGCGTGAAGATGTTGCCCTCAAGCGCAGGCTTAGTCATTTTCCTGCGTGTCGTTTTATATGTTTCTATTTACATACAAGTTTATTTCGTTTGCTTTGAAACTCATTGCGAACGCGCACACATAACAATCGGCTCGAAAGTATGAGTATTTATTGAGATATTTGGctcaaaataagcaaaaagtGTGCATTGAATAAGCGTGCTGGAGGCTTTGAAGGAGGACGATTTCTAGCCaagattttaaataaatccgGTAGGAAATTAAGGCACCTGAGATAGTTGTGAAATATTGGGTTCATGTCCTAGTGTGAATAAATTTAAGGTGTTGATAAATTTAAGGTATATTTGAggtttgaaatttaattcaGTTTTAACCAAAGTAGTCGAGTGATGAGTAGATTTTTCGGGTTTAATTCTGGTGAAAATCTAATACAATAGAAAGAGGGTAAACTATTTAGTAGAAAGTAGAAGGAATTTAATATCTTCGAAGGAAAATCTATTTATAATTGGATAAGAGAATTTCCTATTTCAGATTTATTGCATTAAATAAGCGAGCTGTAGGCTTTGAAGGAGGAGGATTTCTAGCCaagattttaaataaatccgTAAGAGAATTAAGGCACCTGAAATGGTAGTGACATTTTGGGTTCATGTCCTAGTATAAAAATTTTAACCAATTTTAACCAAAGTAGTTAGTAGATTTTTCGAGTTTAATTCTGGTGAAAATCTAATACAAGAGAATAGAGGTCAGTTATTTAGTAACATAGTAGAGGGAATTTAATATCTTCGAGGAAAAGTCTATTTATAATTTGGTAAGAAAATTTCCTATTTCAGATTTATTGAGATAATTGGCTCAAAAAACACCAAGAAGTGTGCATTGAATAAACGAGATGCCGGCTTTGGAGGAGGATTTCTAGCCGAGATTTTAAACAAATCTTGAGTAAGATTAAGGCTCgttgatatataaatatattcaagtgGATCAATGACATCAAGCACATGCTTGTTTAGGAGGTGTTTTAAAGTTTGGTACTCGTATAAGGGAGACCAGCATTCGATCCCTTTGTCAAGCACAATCCACGGCAATGTATTTGGGAGAAACTTGAATTGAAACTTGAATTATAATACGCTCCAAGTGAGTCCGAgttgtgattttttttgttgacagATAAAGGTTTAAGAAAAAGGAGTATTGCTTTGCTGGGGTGCAAAAGCTTGCAGCTTTATACAATATTTGGTATAAAGGTGAGATAATTATGCTGAATTCAAGCCATAattgctgctttttattttgattagtAATTTTTAGCTAAATATTTCCCAATTTATGTACTTTTTACTTACAATTTGGGGGGTGGCAGCTGGCTTTTGAGTAGATATTCTAAGTGGAAGTGAGGTAGGTTATAGGTTGTCCGAGAGCTTATTTTGTTGGTGTGCTCCTACTATTATTCATCCAAAGGCAGAGGTATTAGATGTAGAAGCAGTGTTTGTGgctgtgtttttttcttgtgtattttttaataattttgggcGATTTTGCGCTATGTTAAGCTTTTTCTGACGATGTTGCCGCTGTAAGTTCGGTTGACATTGCCGAATTTTGGAGGAATGATCCTTGTTGCTTGACTTGGATATCGATTTGGTCTTCATTAGTTTAATATATAATggacattttttataattagcCGTGTGAGAGCTGCCGCGGGGAATGATGACAATAGCGAGCCGTGTGATTGAATCTTTGGCAACGAATGCATTGAGGTAATTTTTGGCCATCCTTTTTTGGCCGTTCGAATCGGACAACGTATTTACAGAGAGATCGGACTCCGAATATCGCATTGAACttttctgtctgtttctatgcgaactagtctctcagttttaaagctatcttaataaaaCTAAGCAGAAGTCCATCTTTCTGTTTCACGCAGCACGTATGTCAAAATcaggatcggaccaccatatcatgtatctgccataagaacgatcggtcaaaaattaagttgttgtatgaaaaacaatttgttttctagatatcttgaccatactcgtcatttactagttttactatactcctcatatatatatgcaaaatcctattgaaatggacactttatcatatagctgccatagaaacgatcggtcgaaaattgagttgtatgaaaacaaatgttgtttttcaaggtatcttgaccaaacttgacatttattaatttagctatactcctcatatactctcaaaatcctattaagattgtaacactatatcatatagctgccatagaaacgattggtcgaaaattgagttgtatgaaaaaaatgtttttcaagatatcttgatcaaactcggcatttattaattttactatgctcctcgtatatatgcaaaatcctattgctaTGGGATAACTACctccgtttccaaacaatttttttttatgcaaaatcctattgatatgggacactttatcatatagctgccatgcaTGTAGAATACTCGCTGCCAGCTATctagttttactatagtcttcatatatatgccaaatcctattaagatcgcactactttatcatatatctaccataggaacaatcggtcgaaaactaggtttttgattaaaaaccttttttgtttatcaagatgtcttgcccaaactcgggattaactattttccttgtgctttttagatacgggcaaagcattCTAAGCATTATGAGAAGTTTGGGTCTACGAGGGTAtcagatcttcggcgtgccgaggATAGCCACATTTCGTAATGTCcctattgatatgggacactttatcatatagctgccataggaacgatcggtcgaaaattgagttgtatcttgaccaaactcggcatttattaattttactattctcctcatatatatgcaaaagcctattaagatcggtccaatatatcatatatctgccataggaacgatcagtcgaagaCTATCatgttgtatgaaagaaaattttgtttatcaaagtatcttgaccaaactcggcatttatttgttatactatactcctcatatatgtgcaaaattctattaagatcggaccactataacgtttagctgccataggaacgatcggtcgaaaattaagttctgtatgaaaaactttctgtttttcaagatatcttgaccaaactcggcatttattagttttactatactcctcatataaatgcaaaatcctattaagttcggtccactatttcatatagctgccatagtaaCGATCAggcgaaaatttagttgttgtatgaaaaaatcttttgttttttaagatatgttgaccaaatttatatttttatataatagatTGACACAATTGTAGTTCATATATAAACTTATAGCAGCTACATGTTTCGTGTCCTTCTGTTGCATCATCGAAAGACCATGGACAAGATATCCCAAATTGAGATTTATTGAGATCACACTATGGCCGCTCCAGTAGGTAGCTTCTGAACGAATCCAGAATCTCAGCTCTCCATTTAAGACAACAACCTGAAAATCTTCTGTAAACGCTGAATTGATACTTCCATTGTAGCTTGCCGTGGAAAAATTACTAATCTTTCAATAAAACAGAAACATTTTGAATTCTTTTaatgaaacaatttttttatttatattgtattatacatataacaaataaaccaattttttttttttgagatttttaatattagtaGATATCATAAATCAATTGTTTAAAGTAGTCCGATATCAAATAGTTCAGATATATACCCGTATGATAACTGCACACATCATGCTGATTTGAATGGAAACCACACTTTGCGAATTCTTTGACAATAATCTTACATTATTT
This DNA window, taken from Drosophila virilis strain 15010-1051.87 unplaced genomic scaffold, Dvir_AGI_RSII-ME tig00001851, whole genome shotgun sequence, encodes the following:
- the LOC6637061 gene encoding cyclin-J translates to MTKPALEGNIFTLSEKNEHERSKLERLSKSQWLSDYAIDIFKTMKESEMRRRQVFFMSTQIDQRPKLLQLCQLITRTYKLSRCALHLSIYYLDRFLDFYTIRTDKLQLVALTCLHIAAQIENQDAFVPRYSEMNRLIKDCYTGFEYKAVERKVLTFFEFNLMRPTTASFVEMFACSFLTCDDYASYCQQLDELPALAASYPRYSCFEQMLASLAQLLLRISDYTLSINRFSNEPPSLLAASCIAATRQVCGLPKRWTPYLTQLTSYTEHMVEPCVDVITLFHYYHAMPAVKGLQLPENNWPSPDSGFEESLLTPQMKVVSVEVEDFNVITVQLQSPNTQQQSALGKRSRDNDKGDLQPKRLKMDQGREQT